A single window of Plasmodium reichenowi strain SY57 chromosome 14, whole genome shotgun sequence DNA harbors:
- a CDS encoding hypothetical protein (conserved Plasmodium protein, unknown function), with the protein MKGNNCIEQNEYTDIVNMQKGKRKRNDEEASVVLLNNVEELYNDSNMYNSNVDLDNNIDSNNSLYNYNNTEGSKNNCTNDNYENYSKTNDVENLENKDNRRGEYSNGKTNNINNNDNNNNNNNNNNIVEENKKCYDVCTMSLDESDHEIVMDNGNERKRVKSFNVINEKTNAEIFSDEESTESVSNDYGKYKHMNPEELISLYENEHDLKNMKEENIQCDEYLDKNYKGQIIIDGKNEVDEFLLVSRIAHVDLSNQKEENVSEIKNMNELKVSYDYCMSDSDDSGDEKETDCQENILCDDRPTDSNSITMLNVKSNKFKDNLVVDEKFKKMDFDLNKIEMEEQDYNEDNGNLNDAYEDRRSHDDVEEDKISELIIDELNEDIIYEGTDDEEKDTKQILNNIDNTLVVCINDVINNNNNNNNDNTNNIENSKEEENIVLEKIERSIPYDVKFLENKNMCNKKINRIRLMGVPESVNENMDIKKIGKLIQFDNDILTIQSDPCEHYLSVASVLCLENRKIIGCIINVNSNETEVFYYAKLMFPYLKDEIKENIDIYVDVKHSLYMNEGTTGICSELFDAFKNASIPYVFINYNDLYNIADSQMHDKSTNNNNNNIDNNNNIDNNNNNNIDNNNNNNNIDNNNNNINNSKNNNNNNNNHKTLNKIINISQPTCVGTYKTFKDFYTHKVLKKNSVNNSYKNISKTFVKTHNPYKYKTQRSSVDNNIMYKSVNHKYKNLTYVNIRNNQPNNVNKNVSTNNIVTPNTLSNGNNSNGTMNIRNVNSKSTFQVGSSNKVNSNRSLINKNIYNVPLHMNNFYVPHNCNEPNINTKYYKNFNNNKYTHNFINKRQNLNNIAKNMTNPPTYGHNTYRRYNSLSRTYHQNNTNYDININTFQNATTINNPNAPPCVGNMNNLNNINNMNNVNNVNNVNNINNNYTFLKTQSRNNLSIDNSRRMSFNRNSYISNVPTNNYNKNFYNQINMSTTNNINKTLK; encoded by the coding sequence atgaagggtaataattgtattgaacaaaatgaatataCAGATATTGTAAATATGCAAAAAGGAAAGAGGAAAAGAAATGATGAAGAAGCTAGTGTggttttattaaataatgtggaagaattatataacgacagtaatatgtataatagTAATGTAGATTtggataataatatagattcaaataatagtctatacaattataataatacagaaggtagtaaaaataattgtacaaatgataattatgaaaattataGTAAAACTAATGATGTAGAAAATTTggaaaataaagataatagAAGAGGGGAATACTCAAACGGgaaaacaaataatattaataataatgataataataataataataataataataataatattgttgaggaaaataaaaaatgttatgATGTTTGTACCATGTCACTTGACGAAAGTGATCATGAAATTGTTATGGATAATGGTaatgaaagaaaaagagtaaaatcatttaatgtaataaatgaaaaaacGAATGCCGAAATATTTAGTGATGAAGAATCTACGGAATCTGTTTCAAATGATtatggaaaatataaacatatgaACCCTGAAGaattaatatcattatacGAAAATGAACATgatttgaaaaatatgaaggaggaaaatattcaatgtgatgaatatttagataaaaattataaggGACAAATAATTATTGATGGAAAAAATGAAGTAGATGAATTTCTACTAGTTTCAAGAATAGCACATGTAGATTTATCTAATCAAAAGGAAGAAAATGTATcagaaataaaaaacatgAATGAATTAAAAGTTTCATATGATTATTGTATGTCCGATTCTGATGATTCGGGTgatgaaaaagaaacaGATTGtcaagaaaatatattatgtgaTGATAGACCTACAGATTCAAATTCCATTACCATGTTAAATGTAAAATCGAATAAATTTAAAGATAATTTGGTAGTAGATGAGaagtttaaaaaaatggatTTTGATTTAAACAAAATAGAAATGGAAGAACAAGATtataatgaagataatgGAAATTTGAATGACGCTTATGAGGATAGGCGATCACATGATGATGTAGAAGAAGATAAAATTAGTGAGTTGATAATAGATGAATTAAATGAGGACATAATTTATGAAGGGACGGATGATGAGGAAAAGGATACAAAACAGATACTTAACAATATCGATAATACATTGGTTGTTTGTATTAATgatgtaataaataataataataataataataatgataatacaaataatatagagaattcaaaagaagaagaaaatattgtattagaaaaaatagAACGATCCATTCCATATGATGTGAAAtttttagaaaataaaaatatgtgcaataaaaaaataaatcgAATAAGATTAATGGGGGTACCAGAAAGtgtaaatgaaaatatggatattaaaaaaataggAAAATTAATTCAATTCGACAATGATATTTTAACAATTCAGTCTGATCCTTGTGAACATTATTTAAGTGTTGCATCTGTTTTATGTTTAGAAAACCGTAAAATTATTGGTTGTATAATTAATGTAAATTCGAATGAAACTGAAGTTTTTTATTATGCCAAATTAATGTTTCCATATCTGAAAGATGagataaaagaaaatattgaTATTTATGTGGATGTAAAACattctttatatatgaatgaaGGTACAACCGGTATATGCTCAGAATTATTTGATGCTTTTAAAAATGCATCCATTCCATATGtctttattaattataatgatttGTATAACATTGCAGATTCGCAAATGCATGACAAAAGCAccaacaataataataacaatattgataataataataatattgataataataataataataatattgataataataataataataataatattgataataataataataatattaataatagtaaaaataataataataataataataatcataaaactttgaataaaataattaatatatcacAACCAACTTGTGTTGGTACTTATAAAACGTTCAAAGATTTTTATACCCATAAAGTGTTAAAAAAGAATAGCGTAAATAACagttataaaaatatttcaaagACATTTGTTAAAACACATAAtccatataaatataaaactCAAAGATCATCTgtagataataatataatgtataaaagtgtaaatcataaatataagaacTTAACATATGTcaatataagaaataatcaaccaaataatgtaaataaaaatgtgaGTACAAATAATATCGTAACTCCTAATACATTATCGAATGGAAATAATTCCAATGGAACAATGAATATAAGAAATGTAAATTCAAAAAGTACATTTCAAGTTGGTTCCAGTAATAAGGTGAATAGTAATCGAAGtttaataaacaaaaatatttataatgttcctttacatatgaataatttttatgtacCACATAATTGTAATGAACCTAATATAAACACAAagtattataaaaatttcaataataataaatatacacataatTTTATCAATAAACGACAAaatttgaataatataGCAAAGAATATGACAAATCCTCCAACTTATGGACATAATACATACAGGAGATATAATTCGTTAAGTAGAACATATCatcaaaataatacaaactatgatattaatataaataccTTCCAAAATGCAACAACAATTAACAATCCTAATGCTCCCCCATGTGTAGgaaatatgaataatttgaacaatattaataatatgaataatgtaaataatgtaaataatgtaaataatataaataataattatactTTTCTTAAAACACAATCGCGTAATAATTTAAGTATAGATAACTCCAGAAGAATGAGCTTTAATCGAAATAGTTATATATCAAATGTTCCaacaaataattataataagaatttttataatcaaataaatatgagtacaacaaataatataaataaaaccctaaaataa
- a CDS encoding RNA-binding protein, putative, with translation MDSLYGDLPPPVSSNKKTGGNNEKKNLINEEKNNYIGFNKFLITPAIVQKNIANTKKENKELEKKNSGNEDEENEGQSDDEEDIFWNHLKDGNVKNKVEENNLNIEKKEKINETTTNIEIINMNKSIQDDLKKISDRLNKIQHNYKNEQVLINSNKNIKELFLNNNFETNIKNTKSNNYQIDNLLNHENMENDTFQYDLYEKYFIANANEDYEPNKPNDLIKIIKERKRKKIIMLAEQKKKLEMEEMDDSPEKDTNNVNYYERKNYNINSLKNIELDYEKKRTLNEFDDLKGYDEERKKRETDIRKSTDNNMSNHPSDDDYTYNYGNINHNENSYNSNDDNKDTTTSKKDFATRMMEKMGWKKGEGLGKDKQGIKAPLILKKVDNRSGVIVQAPVILKNNDLNNKGENLSVPNDCTRIVHLTNLVTPEEVDETLKEEIEEEASKFGNLLNINIVVDKNLLDALAVKIYCEYESKDQAQNALNTFKGRTFAGRKVQASFATEEEYETLENND, from the coding sequence ATGGATAGTTTGTATGGTGATTTACCACCTCCAGTTTCtagtaataaaaaaactggaggaaataatgaaaagaaaaatttgATAAATGAGGAGaagaataattatattggtttcaataaatttttaataactCCAGCTATtgttcaaaaaaatattgcaaatacaaaaaaggaaaacaaagaattggaaaaaaaaaattcaggtaatgaagatgaagaaaatgaagGACAAAGtgatgatgaagaagataTATTCTGGAACCATTTGAAAGATGgaaatgtaaaaaataaagttgaagaaaataatttaaatatagaaaaaaaggaaaaaataaatgagACTACTACTAATATAGAAATTATCAACATGAACAAGTCAATTCAAgatgatttaaaaaaaattagtGACAggttaaataaaatacaacataattataaaaatgaacaagTACTTATAAATAgtaacaaaaatataaaagaattatttcTTAACAACAATTTTGAAACAAATATCAAAAATACAAAATCTAATAATTATCAAATTGATAATCTTTTAAATCACgaaaatatggaaaatgATACTTTTCAATATgatttatatgaaaaatatttcatagCAAATGCAAATGAAGATTATGAACCTAACAAGCCTAATGAtcttattaaaataataaaagaaagaaaaagaaaaaaaattattatgcTAGCTGAACAGAAGAAAAAACTAGAAATGGAAGAAATGGATGATTCTCCAGAAAAAGATACAAATAatgtaaattattatgaaagaaaaaattataatataaattcattaaaaaatattgaattagattatgaaaaaaaaaggacATTAAATGAATTTGATGATTTAAAAGGATATGAtgaagaaagaaaaaagagaGAAACAGATATAAGAAAAAGTAcagataataatatgtcAAATCATCCATCTGATGATgattatacatataattatggtaatattaatcataatgaaaattcatataattcaaATGATGATAACAAAGATACTACAACTTCAAAGAAAGATTTTGCTACCAGAATGATGGAAAAAATGGGTTGGAAAAAAGGAGAAGGTCTAGGTAAAGACAAACAAGGTATTAAGGCCCCActcattttaaaaaaagtagATAACAGAAGTGGGGTTATAGTACAAGCACCAgttattttaaaaaataatgatttaaataataaaggtGAAAATTTATCAGTACCAAATGATTGTACCAGAATAGTTCACCTAACTAATTTAGTTACTCCAGAAGAAGTAGATGAAACATTGAAAGAAGAAATTGAAGAAGAAGCATCCAAATTTGgaaatttattaaatataaacattgTAGTTGATAAAAATTTACTTGATGCCCTTGCTGTCAAAATTTATTGTGAATATGAATCGAAAGATCAGGCGCAAAATGCTCTCAATACATTCAAAGGTAGAACATTTGCAGGAAGAAAAGTCCAAGCGTCTTTTGCTACTGAGGAAGAGTACGAAACTcttgaaaataatgattga
- a CDS encoding tRNA intron endonuclease, putative has product MILKNRKREIVFHDLNKLFIVVDGFKYGADFVLYKDNIDEEHGFALVFIKEENICLNEKEKNIIVRICESVKKKAIIAYINEDNKSIRYEEVFRKRK; this is encoded by the exons ATGATACTTAAAAATAGAAAACGAGAAATTGTTTTCCATGATTTGAATAAACTTTTCATTGTAGTTGATGGTTTTAAATATGGAGCAGATTTTGTACTATATAAAG atAACATTGATGAAGAACATGGATTTGCTCTGGTTTTTATAAAGGAGGAAAATATATGCTTAAAtgagaaagaaaaaaacataattGTTAGGATATGTGAAAGTGTTAAAAAGAAG GCAATTATTGCTTATATTAATGAAGACAATAAATCTATAAGATACGAAGAAGTTTTTAGAAAGagaaaatga
- a CDS encoding hypothetical protein (conserved Plasmodium protein, unknown function), translated as MEEGRNDSRNSLVLVSLKRGLNKSNINFIEDGEKYNAEILKSHLRDLKKLKEKVIKKRNESKNIIKRDLDDFLFDHVETNCNFDNFYDNCLEIIQRYLYTYKDLNDIMINDQKKYMQYEKCNIKESVDNNDYNNYGNNNNIQSESCYNDNKQLYNMIDNNLFIHNNKFIFDYDDDSEIYTSSEEEIIIDKKIRNNFIKNKNNEDKLNNINNNLSNNSNNSCNIKLKPKKGKDNNIYKQKKIDLLNRYPIYLRELIKIIKTSKKREKRILQINFFKKNMELADKYNLNKLFHKLYLSHSYENNKKYVEKKKRRILYRMVRYNLLDYIYNNHDILLEKLLIKNRNKLDTSNKNDQHNNVILENVKKLFQSHECNSKSMKGCKKCKENVKLLFYILIQENLNYSPLGEMEKCNKNNSPNLLTHILMKNRREDSEIKKKKKNINEYTNTTIKPIDVEYEISYHENMSIYMLSKNNIFCHILHENYIKENFNDLLIRIKNGSIGYNLLHLIFNKYKSANFLNYKKLKRTVENNLKGHINNNNNNNTNNMNPSHPSLHMSNNFFDILKSNITNDENYSSVFFDKLFHNFYDVLYTDKNNYVRENKSQTKKDIEIVNLGEEETDMEDLYHVDEQNNLKHITYNRNITERQSVTINNMRNSINNMRNSINNTRNSISNMRNSINIRNMNSLSLNEIYKNYINIKKITNIDEQFIDDTWDNSNKTASKYHFINKENIHMNDKQFEKINYNSFDTYLNKINNQVAVVVDSDDSDEDVKCNYGKAKNLLNFLKGKSYKTLTDLHRNNIIETYKINHIKKNFIVHPLINSKYIGFKINCNDISNRNIDIFCINNNEYVNAYKNTIEYLKNNLSTDIKKNYNDYKNMKNQISSRRKRSINDMEFNNFYNNNNNNNTNSKNYINNKNKYNINEYIVIIDENVEEEKYKIDIYNYSELSAYIVNSKEEKKKEYYSNFIRNEIYSHKWINRLQFKLQNYCNLYKNSFFKKNHMKLIKDYLYGIIINSYYENIYDVSLNLLLSNHYNHFDLSKQHVLKNISYNINQIYEQLIKNVRSDILNNQYIKNEYYNITEQNLQIKVNEYLLNYRWNSENSKFFDTLIDKYRHILLYYILYTYPKFLYIFNIIKIKHFREEIKLALPEQEDEHVKEAQKDYTSQRKMLRSAKNNQLEINNEEAKPFEVDFYLPFYVKNRKDNNILNSFSLQSLLLVGFYESFETSLFSSILYEQTNIETVKNDIHPLCYKMILYFQKNTSFLIKKKLALKQLSILFCILNSYLSFATLQHASFYTQKNLSRFLIFKNSQREINRLNELYSNGNYYFPTNFLHKFLDTFLLKKDNAYIMTEQYKCKLMVYILLIQLCLTDNALPLNLSLINRNTGLILRKLHFSINDKNIITFNLNE; from the coding sequence ATGGAAGAAGGAAGGAATGACAGCCGAAATAGCCTTGTTTTAGTTTCCTTAAAACGAGGattaaataaaagtaatataaattttattgAAGATGGTGAGAAATATAATGCGGAGATATTAAAAAGTCATCTTCGAGATTTAAAAAAGTTGAAAGAAaaagttataaaaaaacgaaatgaatcaaaaaatataataaaaagagaTCTTGATGATTTTCTTTTTGATCATGTCGAAACAAATTGTAattttgataatttttatgataattgTTTAGAAATTATCCAaagatatttatatacttataaagatttaaatgatattatgataaatgatcagaaaaaatatatgcaATATGAAAAGTGTAATATTAAAGAATCtgttgataataatgattataataattatggtaataataataatatacaatcTGAGTCTTgttataatgataataaacaattatacaatatgatagataataatttatttatacacaataacaaatttatttttgattatgatgatgatagTGAAATTTATACTTCAAGTGAAGAGGAAATTATTATcgataaaaaaattagaaataattttattaaaaataaaaataatgaagataaattaaataatataaataataatttatcaaataatagtaataattcttgtaatattaaattaaaaccaaaaaaaggcaaagataataatatatataaacaaaaaaaaatagatcTATTAAATAGATATCCTATATATTTAAGagaattaattaaaattatcaaAACATCAAagaaaagagaaaaaagaattttgcaaattaatttttttaaaaaaaatatggaacttgcagataaatataatttaaataaactttttcataaattatatttatctcACTCTTAtgagaataataaaaaatatgttgaaaagaaaaaaaggagaatattatatagaaTGGTTAGATATAACTTGTTAgattatatttacaataaTCATGATATACTTctagaaaaattattaataaaaaatagaaaCAAACTTGACACTtctaataaaaatgatcaacataataatgtaattttagaaaatgtaaaaaaattatttcaGTCTCATGAATGTAACAGTAAATCTATGAAAGGttgtaaaaaatgtaaGGAAAATGTCAAattacttttttatattcttatacaagaaaatttaaattattctCCCCTTGGTGAAATGGAAAAGTgtaataagaataattcCCCAAATTTATTAACCCATATTCTTATGAAAAATAGGAGGGAGGATTcagaaataaaaaaaaaaaaaaaaaatataaatgaatatacaAATACAACAATAAAACCAATTGATGTTGAATATGAAATATCATATCATGAAAATATgagtatatatatgttatcaaaaaataatattttttgtcatatattacatgaaaattatataaaagaaaattttaatgatttattaataagaattaaaaatggAAGTATAGGTTATAATTTGTTACAtcttatatttaataaatataaaagtgcaaattttttaaattataagaaaTTAAAACGTACAgtagaaaataatttaaaaggGCACATTAAcaataacaacaataataatactaataatatgaatCCTTCACATCCTTCTCTTCATATGAGTAACAATTTCTTTGACATATTAAAAAGCAATATAacaaatgatgaaaattatTCTTCTGTCTTTTTTGATAAattatttcataatttttatgatgTATTATATACAGATAAGAATAATTACGTAAGAGAAAATAAGTCACAAACTAAAAAAGATATTGAAATTGTAAATCTAGGAGAAGAAGAAACAGATATGGAAGATTTATATCATGTGGATGAACAGAATAATTTAAAGCATATAACATACAATAGAAATATAACAGAAAGACAAAGTGTtacaataaataatatgagaaattcaataaataatatgagaaattcaataaataatacaagAAATTCAATAAGTAATATGAGAAATTccataaatataagaaatatgaattctttatcattaaacgaaatttataaaaattatataaatattaaaaaaataaccAATATTGATGAACAATTTATTGATGATACTTGGgataattcaaataaaaCTGCATCCaaatatcattttattaataaagaaaatatacatatgaatgataaacaatttgaaaaaataaattataattcattcgatacatatttaaataaaattaataatcAAGTAGCTGTTGTTGTCGATAGTGATGATTCTGATGAAGATGTAAAATGTAATTATGGAAAAGctaaaaatttattaaatttcTTAAAAGGAAAATCGTATAAAACTTTAACAGATCTTcatagaaataatattatagaaacctataaaattaatcatataaaaaaaaatttcattGTACACCCTTTAATtaattcaaaatatataggATTCAAAATTAACTGTAATGATATATCAAATCgaaatatagatatattctgtattaataataatgaatatgtaaatgcatataaaaatactatagaatatttgaaaaataatttaagtacagatataaaaaaaaattataatgattataaaaatatgaaaaatcAAATATCATCTCGAAGAAAAAGATCTATAAATGATATGGAATTTAATAACTtttacaataataataataataataatacgaatagtaaaaattatataaataataaaaacaaatataatattaatgaatatattgttattattgatgaaaatgtagaggaagaaaaatataaaattgatatttataattattcagAATTATCAGCTTATATAGTTAATTCAAAggaagaaaagaaaaaagaatattattcTAATTTTATAAGGAATGAAATTTATTCACATAAGTGGATTAATAGACTTCAATTTAAATTACAAAATTAttgtaatttatataaaaatagctttttcaaaaaaaaccatatgaaattaataaaagattatttatatggaatcattattaattcatattatgaaaatatttatgatgTATCTTTAAACTTGCTATTAAGTAatcattataatcattttgATTTATCAAAACAACACgttttgaaaaatattagttataatataaatcaaatatatgaacaactcattaaaaatgttagaagtgatatattaaataatcaatatataaaaaatgaatattataatataaccgaacaaaatttacaaataaaagtaaacgaatatttattaaattatagATGGAATAGTGAAAATAGTAAATTTTTTGATACACttatagataaatatagacacatattattatattatattttatatacatatcctaaattcttatatatttttaatataataaaaataaagcaTTTTAGAGAAGAAATCAAATTAGCATTACCCGAACAAGAAGACGAACATGTAAAAGAAGCTCAAAAAGATTATACATCTCAAAGAAAAATGTTAAGGAGTGCAAAAAATAACCAGttagaaataaataatgaagagGCAAAACCATTTGAAGttgatttttatttacctttctatgtaaaaaatagaaaagataataatatattgaattCATTTTCATTACAAAGTTTATTATTAGTTGGTTTTTATGAATCCTTTGAAACGTCATTGTTTTCaagtatattatatgaacaaaCTAATATTGAAACTGTCAAAAATGATATTCATCCtttatgttataaaatgattttatattttcagAAAAAtacatcatttttaattaaaaagaaattagCATTAAAGCAATTATCAATTctattttgtattttaaATTCTTATCTATCCTTTGCAACATTGCAACATGCCTCTTTTTACACTCAAAAAAACTTATCCAgatttttaatatttaaaaatagCCAAAGAGAAATTAATAGACTAAATGAATTATACTCAAATggaaattattattttcccACAAACTTTCTTCATAAATTTTTAGACACATTTTTACTTAAAAAGGATAATGCTTATATAATGACAGAACAGTATAAATGTAAACTGATGGTGTATATCTTATTGATACAATTGTGCTTAACAGATAACGCCTTACCCTTAAATTTGTCATTAATAAACAGGAATACAGGACTTATATTACGTAAATTACATTTTTCAATAAAtgacaaaaatataattacttttaatttgaatgaataa